One Streptomyces sp. SAI-135 DNA segment encodes these proteins:
- a CDS encoding pyridoxamine 5'-phosphate oxidase family protein: MPADTSPTTGHATAGAGPGDLGRRLLHRRGELGLTRREVADRAGMAPGYLRYLEESPAATPGISTLVRLADALGTGVTALTGCDTEMPPGRGKPVAGAESEVLGVEECRRLLSTHGVGRLGVVTADGVSILPVNYSVVDGSIAFRTAHGALPSQILGKRVAFEVDHIDDVFREGWSVLVRGRARRVTRPETIRRLSERAYSEPWAGGRRDLWVCVDPFEITGRSIRHP; the protein is encoded by the coding sequence ATGCCCGCAGACACGTCACCCACGACCGGCCACGCGACGGCCGGTGCCGGACCGGGGGACCTGGGCCGCCGGCTCCTGCACCGCCGTGGCGAACTGGGCCTGACCCGACGGGAGGTGGCCGACCGGGCGGGCATGGCACCCGGCTACCTCCGCTACCTGGAGGAGAGCCCTGCCGCCACACCCGGCATCAGCACCCTGGTGCGGCTGGCGGACGCCCTGGGCACCGGCGTGACCGCCCTCACCGGCTGTGACACCGAGATGCCGCCCGGCCGCGGAAAGCCCGTGGCAGGCGCGGAGTCCGAGGTGCTCGGCGTCGAGGAGTGCCGCCGCCTGCTGTCGACCCACGGTGTGGGCAGACTCGGGGTGGTCACCGCCGACGGGGTGAGCATCCTCCCCGTCAACTACAGCGTCGTGGACGGCTCCATCGCCTTCAGGACCGCTCACGGCGCCCTCCCGTCCCAGATCCTCGGAAAGCGGGTCGCCTTCGAGGTCGACCACATCGACGACGTGTTCCGGGAGGGCTGGAGCGTGCTGGTGCGCGGCCGTGCCCGGCGTGTGACACGTCCCGAGACGATCCGCCGGCTGAGCGAGCGGGCGTACAGCGAGCCCTGGGCCGGCGGCCGACGCGACCTGTGGGTGTGCGTCGACCCCTTCGAGATCACCGGCCGGTCGATCCGGCACCCCTAG
- a CDS encoding zinc-dependent alcohol dehydrogenase family protein: MKGLVFHGPGQSAWQEVPDPVIQDPTDAVVRVKAVTICGTDLHILKGDVPEVEPGTILGHEAVGEIVETGGDVRTVRPGDEVLVSCITACGRCRFCRQAMYGQCLGGGGWILGHRIHGTQAEYVRVPFADLSVHPLPAGLSAQDAVLFADIFPTAYEVGVLNGSVRPGDTVAVVGAGPVGLAAIRTAQLYTPERIIAVDLADSRLDAAKRLGADAVVTVRDDPGQLVADLTDGLGADVVIEAVGVPESFELCTRMVRPGGRVANVGVHGKPATLHLEDLWIKNVTVTTGLVDTSSTPTLLRMAAAGRLPTSSLITHTFPLDRMEEAYDVFGRASDTGALKVVLGEPRHDTLAVAAAT, from the coding sequence ATGAAGGGCCTCGTTTTCCACGGTCCCGGACAGTCCGCCTGGCAGGAGGTCCCGGACCCGGTGATCCAGGACCCCACCGACGCCGTCGTCCGGGTCAAGGCCGTCACCATCTGCGGAACGGATCTCCACATCCTCAAGGGCGACGTGCCCGAGGTGGAGCCCGGCACCATCCTGGGCCACGAGGCGGTCGGCGAGATCGTCGAGACGGGCGGCGACGTGCGTACGGTCCGGCCGGGCGACGAGGTCCTGGTCTCCTGCATCACCGCCTGCGGCCGCTGCCGCTTCTGCCGGCAGGCCATGTACGGCCAGTGCCTGGGCGGCGGGGGCTGGATCCTGGGCCACCGCATCCACGGCACGCAGGCCGAGTACGTGCGGGTGCCCTTCGCGGACCTGTCCGTGCACCCGCTGCCCGCCGGGCTGAGCGCTCAGGACGCCGTCCTGTTCGCCGACATCTTCCCGACCGCCTACGAGGTGGGCGTCCTCAACGGATCCGTACGGCCCGGAGACACCGTCGCCGTCGTCGGGGCGGGCCCCGTCGGCCTGGCCGCGATCCGCACCGCACAGCTGTACACACCGGAGCGGATCATCGCCGTCGACCTGGCCGACTCCCGGCTGGACGCCGCCAAGCGGCTCGGCGCCGACGCGGTCGTGACCGTGCGGGACGACCCCGGGCAACTCGTCGCGGACCTCACCGACGGCCTGGGGGCCGACGTGGTCATCGAGGCCGTGGGCGTGCCGGAGAGCTTCGAACTGTGCACGCGGATGGTGCGTCCCGGCGGCCGGGTGGCCAACGTCGGAGTGCACGGCAAGCCCGCCACGCTGCACCTGGAAGACCTGTGGATCAAGAACGTGACGGTGACGACCGGCCTGGTCGACACCTCGTCCACCCCCACCCTGCTGCGGATGGCGGCCGCCGGACGGCTGCCCACCTCGTCGCTGATCACCCACACGTTCCCGCTGGACCGCATGGAGGAGGCGTACGACGTCTTCGGCCGTGCGTCCGACACCGGCGCGCTCAAGGTCGTGCTGGGCGAACCGCGCCACGACACCCTCGCCGTTGCTGCGGCCACGTGA
- a CDS encoding hemerythrin domain-containing protein, protein MCEYCGCQALETIDELTMEHERVVALISRVREAHRDRAVTRMAELAREITAVLGPHTRVEEQGLFPALAVEFPEKIAALKDEHRRIEAVLAEADGPFLADASWPERLVETLGLLREHILKEQDGVFPAALATLDSEQWEAVEAARVRVTTDRPRPVEGPLRR, encoded by the coding sequence ATGTGCGAGTACTGCGGCTGCCAGGCCCTGGAAACCATCGACGAGCTGACCATGGAGCACGAGCGGGTCGTCGCCCTCATCAGCCGGGTGCGCGAAGCCCACCGCGACCGCGCGGTCACGCGGATGGCGGAGCTCGCCCGGGAGATCACGGCCGTGCTCGGTCCGCACACCCGGGTCGAGGAGCAGGGCCTGTTCCCGGCCCTGGCCGTCGAGTTCCCCGAGAAGATCGCCGCGCTGAAGGACGAGCACCGGCGTATCGAGGCCGTGCTGGCGGAGGCGGACGGGCCGTTCCTGGCCGACGCCTCCTGGCCGGAGCGTCTGGTCGAGACGCTCGGCCTGCTGCGCGAGCACATCCTCAAGGAGCAGGACGGGGTCTTCCCCGCCGCCCTGGCCACCCTCGACAGCGAGCAGTGGGAAGCCGTCGAGGCAGCCCGCGTGCGGGTGACCACGGACCGGCCCCGGCCGGTCGAGGGGCCACTGCGCCGGTGA
- a CDS encoding MFS transporter yields MLGLATVGFALNFWAWALLSPLGPRFKDSLDLSSFQQSLLVAVPVVVGSLGRIPVGALTDRYGGRVMFPLVSAVTIAPVLYLGLAGHSSLAALLAGGFFLGVGGTAFAVGVPFVSAWFPPARRGLAIGVFGTGMGGTAISALTTVKLVDANGTSTPFVITAVVLAGYAVLAALVLRDAPGRTVPTEPLARRLAGTFELAITWQASALYAVAFGGYVAFSVYLPTYLKTGYGLSQTDAADRMAGFVLLAVVMRPIGGWLSDRIGPARVLAGALAVVVAGALAQSFTPSLAPLGTVAFLAMAAALGAASGATFAYVALLAPPDRTGSVTGVVGAAGGLGGFVPPLVMGSVYGAYDSYALGLVLLAAVAAAALVFTGTGVRRALARRAPAAQAG; encoded by the coding sequence ATGCTGGGCCTGGCGACGGTCGGCTTCGCCCTGAACTTCTGGGCGTGGGCACTGCTGAGCCCCCTCGGCCCCCGGTTCAAGGACTCCCTCGACCTGTCCTCGTTCCAGCAGTCGCTGCTCGTCGCGGTGCCGGTGGTGGTCGGTTCGCTGGGCCGCATCCCGGTCGGCGCACTGACCGACCGGTACGGCGGACGGGTGATGTTCCCGCTGGTCTCGGCGGTCACCATCGCACCCGTGCTGTATCTCGGCCTGGCCGGGCACTCCTCGCTCGCCGCGCTGCTGGCCGGCGGCTTCTTCCTGGGCGTGGGCGGGACCGCGTTCGCCGTCGGGGTGCCCTTCGTCAGCGCGTGGTTCCCGCCCGCCCGGCGCGGCCTCGCCATCGGAGTCTTCGGGACGGGCATGGGCGGCACCGCGATCAGCGCCCTGACCACGGTCAAGCTGGTGGACGCGAACGGCACGTCCACGCCGTTCGTGATCACGGCGGTCGTCCTGGCCGGCTACGCGGTGCTGGCCGCGCTGGTCCTGCGGGACGCGCCCGGCCGTACGGTCCCCACCGAGCCGCTGGCCCGCCGGCTGGCCGGCACCTTCGAGCTCGCCATCACCTGGCAGGCCTCCGCGCTGTACGCGGTCGCGTTCGGCGGGTACGTCGCCTTCTCGGTCTACCTGCCCACCTACCTCAAGACCGGCTACGGCCTCAGCCAGACGGACGCCGCCGACCGCATGGCCGGCTTCGTGCTGCTCGCCGTGGTCATGCGGCCGATCGGGGGCTGGCTCTCGGACCGGATCGGCCCGGCCCGCGTCCTGGCCGGGGCGCTCGCGGTGGTCGTCGCCGGAGCGCTGGCACAGTCCTTCACACCGTCCCTGGCCCCGCTGGGCACCGTCGCCTTCCTCGCCATGGCCGCGGCGCTCGGCGCCGCCAGCGGAGCGACCTTCGCCTACGTGGCCCTGCTGGCCCCGCCCGACCGGACCGGCTCGGTCACCGGAGTCGTCGGCGCGGCGGGCGGCCTGGGCGGCTTCGTCCCGCCGCTGGTGATGGGCTCGGTCTACGGCGCCTACGACTCCTACGCGCTGGGCCTGGTCCTGCTCGCCGCGGTGGCGGCCGCGGCCCTCGTCTTCACCGGCACCGGCGTCCGCCGGGCCCTCGCCCGCCGCGCCCCCGCGGCGCAGGCCGGCTGA
- a CDS encoding FAD-dependent oxidoreductase yields MTPAAAGADRPGQDRHAVLLPPPPGATRVGGRPRSTAVVGGGIAGLAAATALAERGVDVTLYEREAYLGGRVGGWSTALSDGTTVTMSRGFHAFFRQYYNLRGLLSRTESPPGRLTGLPDYPLRHRDGLHDSFRRVPRTPPLSALGFVALSPSFSWRDLARMRPAAALPLLDVRVPDVYAHLDAVSAHDFLESLRFPAAARHLAFEVFSRSFFADPRDLSAAEMVLMFHIYFLGSSEGLLFDVPDDPFPTALWDPLAKHLSRHGVDLRLSTSVENVSPRGDSTFTVATDREERPYDTVVLALDTAGLRSLVGRSPRLADAAWRERVGRLRTAPPFLVSRLWLDRPVDAGRPGFLGTAGYGSLDNVSVLERWEQEAARWTARTGGSVVELHGYALPPNADPGAEAEHLIGQLRNVYPETRDARILDARHEWRQDCPLFTVGGYADRPGVRTPQPGLVLAGDLVRTDLPVALMERAATSGFLAANALLQSWAVRGHPLWTVPNGGRNRLLRTLAAGGARPRTGL; encoded by the coding sequence GTGACCCCCGCCGCGGCCGGGGCCGACCGCCCCGGACAGGACCGGCACGCCGTCCTGCTGCCCCCGCCGCCCGGAGCGACCCGGGTAGGCGGGCGGCCACGCAGCACGGCCGTCGTGGGCGGCGGCATCGCCGGCCTCGCCGCCGCCACGGCACTCGCCGAACGCGGCGTCGACGTCACCCTCTACGAGCGCGAGGCCTACCTGGGCGGCCGCGTCGGCGGCTGGAGCACCGCCCTTTCCGACGGCACCACCGTGACCATGAGCCGCGGCTTCCACGCCTTCTTCCGCCAGTACTACAACCTGCGCGGCCTGCTGAGCCGCACCGAATCCCCTCCGGGCCGTCTCACCGGCCTCCCCGACTATCCGCTGCGGCACCGCGACGGACTGCACGACAGCTTCCGCAGGGTGCCGCGCACCCCGCCACTGAGCGCACTGGGCTTCGTGGCGCTGAGCCCTTCCTTCAGCTGGCGGGACCTGGCGCGCATGCGCCCGGCCGCGGCCCTCCCCCTGCTAGACGTCCGCGTCCCGGACGTCTACGCCCACCTGGACGCCGTCAGCGCCCACGACTTCCTGGAGTCCCTGCGCTTCCCGGCGGCCGCCCGCCATCTGGCCTTCGAGGTCTTCTCCCGGAGCTTCTTCGCCGACCCCCGCGACCTCTCGGCCGCCGAGATGGTCCTGATGTTCCACATCTACTTCCTGGGCAGCTCCGAGGGACTCCTGTTCGACGTACCCGACGACCCCTTCCCGACAGCCCTGTGGGACCCCCTCGCCAAACACCTCAGCCGCCACGGCGTCGACCTGCGCCTGTCCACCTCCGTCGAGAACGTCTCGCCCCGAGGGGACAGCACCTTCACCGTCGCCACCGACCGCGAGGAGAGGCCGTACGACACCGTCGTCCTGGCCCTCGACACCGCCGGTCTGCGCTCCCTGGTCGGCCGCTCACCCCGGCTCGCGGACGCCGCCTGGCGCGAGCGCGTCGGCCGGCTCCGCACCGCCCCGCCCTTCCTCGTCTCCCGGCTCTGGCTCGACCGACCCGTCGACGCCGGCCGGCCCGGGTTCCTGGGCACGGCCGGATACGGCTCCCTGGACAACGTCAGCGTCCTGGAGCGCTGGGAGCAGGAGGCCGCGCGATGGACCGCCCGCACCGGCGGTTCCGTGGTCGAACTCCACGGCTACGCGCTGCCCCCGAACGCCGACCCCGGCGCCGAGGCCGAGCATCTGATCGGCCAGCTCCGGAACGTCTACCCCGAGACCCGCGACGCGCGGATCCTGGACGCACGCCACGAGTGGCGCCAGGACTGCCCGCTGTTCACCGTCGGCGGATACGCCGACCGCCCCGGCGTCCGCACCCCGCAGCCCGGCCTGGTGCTCGCCGGCGACCTGGTGCGCACGGACCTCCCGGTCGCCCTGATGGAACGCGCCGCCACCAGCGGCTTCCTCGCCGCCAACGCCCTCCTGCAGTCGTGGGCGGTACGAGGGCACCCGCTGTGGACCGTGCCCAACGGGGGCCGCAACCGCCTGCTGCGAACCCTGGCGGCGGGCGGTGCCCGGCCACGGACGGGCCTCTGA
- a CDS encoding methyltransferase domain-containing protein gives MTVLRDADLAAAFDHAAHSYDTLVAANPGYHAQLCRSARRLGLPRPGTGLRVLDLGCGTGASTAALARVLPDAEITAVDASAGMLDRATAKRWPGNVRFVRAPAETLADAGVTGPFDAVFAAYLFRNVADPDAVLDTVHGLLAPHGRLAVHEYTLSGRPLDRAVWTGVCRGLVLPVATALGDGGLYRHLWRSVVEFDTVDRFTDRVRARGFDRVRALPLPGWQTGITHTVVARRAAPLAGSAR, from the coding sequence GTGACCGTGCTGCGTGACGCGGACCTGGCCGCCGCGTTCGACCATGCGGCGCACAGCTACGACACCCTCGTGGCCGCCAACCCCGGTTACCACGCCCAGCTGTGCCGCTCGGCACGCCGGCTCGGCCTGCCCCGCCCGGGTACCGGGCTCCGCGTCCTGGACCTCGGCTGCGGCACCGGAGCCTCCACCGCCGCGCTCGCCCGGGTGCTCCCGGACGCGGAGATCACCGCCGTGGACGCCTCCGCCGGGATGCTGGACCGGGCCACGGCCAAGCGGTGGCCCGGCAACGTCCGGTTCGTGCGCGCTCCCGCGGAGACGCTCGCCGACGCGGGCGTGACAGGACCCTTCGACGCGGTGTTCGCCGCCTACCTCTTCCGCAACGTCGCGGACCCCGACGCCGTGCTGGACACCGTCCACGGCCTGCTGGCCCCGCACGGCCGGCTCGCCGTGCACGAGTACACCCTCAGCGGACGCCCCCTCGACCGTGCCGTCTGGACGGGGGTGTGCCGCGGCCTGGTGCTGCCCGTCGCCACCGCCCTCGGCGACGGCGGCCTGTACCGCCATCTGTGGCGCAGCGTCGTCGAGTTCGACACCGTGGACCGGTTCACCGACCGCGTCCGGGCCCGGGGATTCGACCGTGTACGGGCCCTGCCGCTGCCCGGCTGGCAGACCGGCATCACCCACACCGTCGTCGCCCGCCGCGCCGCCCCACTCGCCGGGAGCGCGCGGTGA
- a CDS encoding lycopene cyclase family protein, giving the protein MYEADVAIIGAGAAGLSLAHRLSRPAPGTAGLSVVLLDAPPGPLRPPRRTWCFWESGRGPYDAAVTRSWQRLRVHRPTGEPIEQDISPLRYKMIHSDDFESLVQHDLDRGGRVRRVEATVESVEGLPRGARVDARTADGHAESVRARWVFDSRPLGSLPAARTTLLQHFHGWFVRTRRPVFDPARAEFMDLRTRQPAQGLSFGYVLPTRPDQALVEYTEFSPAVLSADAYDEALTHYTGTVLGLGDFEVTGTESGVIPMTDARFARQTGASVFRIGTAGGATRPSTGYTFAGVQRQTAAVAAALHRGRRPLPPQPHSPRARAMDAVLLHALDSGLVDGADFFARLFTRIPMTRLLRFLDGGTRPHEDIAIGLRTPVLPMLRAATEVPRLPLRPFPGP; this is encoded by the coding sequence ATGTACGAGGCGGACGTCGCCATCATCGGAGCGGGGGCCGCGGGCCTGTCGCTGGCCCACCGCCTCTCCCGCCCCGCCCCCGGCACGGCCGGCCTGTCCGTCGTTCTCCTGGACGCCCCGCCCGGGCCGCTGCGGCCGCCCCGGCGCACCTGGTGCTTCTGGGAGTCCGGCCGGGGGCCCTACGACGCGGCGGTCACCAGGTCCTGGCAGCGCCTGCGGGTGCACCGGCCCACGGGGGAGCCGATCGAGCAGGACATCTCGCCCCTGCGCTACAAGATGATCCACTCGGACGACTTCGAGTCCCTGGTCCAGCACGACCTCGACCGCGGCGGCCGGGTACGGCGCGTCGAGGCGACGGTCGAGAGCGTCGAAGGCCTTCCGCGGGGTGCCCGCGTCGACGCCCGCACGGCGGACGGGCACGCCGAGTCCGTGCGGGCCCGCTGGGTGTTCGACTCCCGGCCCCTGGGCAGCCTCCCGGCGGCCCGTACGACCCTCCTCCAGCACTTCCACGGCTGGTTCGTCCGCACCCGCCGTCCCGTCTTCGACCCGGCCCGCGCGGAGTTCATGGACCTGCGCACCCGCCAGCCCGCCCAGGGCCTCTCCTTCGGCTACGTCCTGCCCACCCGCCCGGACCAGGCCCTGGTGGAGTACACGGAGTTCTCCCCGGCCGTCCTGTCCGCGGACGCGTACGACGAGGCGCTGACCCACTACACCGGCACGGTGCTCGGGCTGGGGGACTTCGAGGTGACCGGAACGGAATCCGGGGTCATCCCGATGACCGACGCCCGGTTCGCACGGCAGACCGGCGCGTCGGTCTTCCGCATCGGAACGGCCGGCGGAGCGACCCGGCCCTCGACCGGCTACACCTTCGCCGGAGTGCAGCGCCAGACCGCGGCCGTCGCGGCGGCCCTGCACCGGGGCCGCCGGCCCCTGCCCCCGCAGCCCCACTCACCTCGCGCCCGCGCCATGGACGCGGTCCTGCTGCACGCCCTCGACAGCGGCCTGGTGGACGGCGCCGACTTCTTCGCACGCCTGTTCACCAGGATCCCCATGACCCGGCTGCTGCGCTTCCTCGACGGCGGAACCCGGCCGCACGAGGACATCGCCATCGGGTTGCGCACCCCCGTCCTGCCCATGCTGCGAGCCGCCACGGAAGTGCCCCGGCTGCCCCTGCGCCCCTTCCCCGGCCCCTGA
- a CDS encoding sigma-70 family RNA polymerase sigma factor: MTTAQRTGGDIDDSELVEGFLNGDEACLTVVHRRWGPLVHALARRSLGDAREAEDITQLVFLAAWRGRAGFAPERGTLPGWLTGIARRKIADALAARTRRNELVAAAGAQLLLRASDEAVLPEAALDRVLLAAEMSQLPAPQRRVLNLAFYDDLTQTQIAELTGWPLGTVKSHARRGLRRLAGRLREDELVECAA, encoded by the coding sequence ATGACGACCGCACAGCGAACCGGCGGGGACATCGACGACAGCGAGCTCGTGGAGGGGTTCCTCAATGGGGACGAGGCATGCCTCACGGTCGTGCACCGCCGGTGGGGGCCGCTCGTCCACGCCCTCGCCCGGCGCTCCCTGGGGGATGCGAGAGAGGCCGAGGACATCACCCAGCTGGTGTTCCTCGCCGCATGGCGGGGCCGCGCCGGATTCGCCCCGGAGCGCGGCACCCTGCCCGGCTGGCTGACGGGGATCGCCCGCCGGAAGATCGCCGACGCGCTCGCCGCCCGCACCCGGCGCAACGAACTCGTCGCCGCCGCGGGCGCCCAGTTGCTGCTGCGGGCCTCCGACGAGGCCGTACTGCCCGAGGCCGCCCTCGACCGGGTCCTGCTGGCCGCCGAGATGTCGCAGCTCCCGGCACCGCAGCGACGGGTGCTCAACCTCGCCTTCTACGACGACCTCACCCAGACCCAGATCGCCGAACTCACCGGCTGGCCGCTGGGAACGGTCAAGAGCCATGCGCGCCGGGGCCTGCGCCGCCTCGCCGGCCGGCTCCGCGAGGACGAACTCGTCGAGTGCGCCGCGTGA
- a CDS encoding polyprenyl synthetase family protein, which produces MSSTVTKDHHADRSPCAHPAPGQSSPAPPRRTAPEPGHGPGDHQRASPPGAGPAHGEDPRAVDADVTRAVRAVLDELLDRHLNAAGAVDPLFGEDLAARVARFTRGGGKLGRSRFVWWALRACGGDEPWRTRAALRIGAALELIQTCALVHDDVMDGARLRRGRPALHTDVAAQYAGACGTPRAGRLGEAAAILAGDLALAWADDTLADTELPRPTARRVRDLWSALRTEMVAGQYLDLQGEATSARSMARAIRAACLKSALYSVERPLALGAALADAGPSATRALCSAGRCVGLAFQLRDDLLDVFADPRDTGKPAGGDIRSGKPTYLAAVAQARAESSGDRRAQDLLRDTLGRADASDAELAAVREVFESTGARDTVEEKIRRLVAQGLRHLDTAALEPEPTRQLRTLMRAASGVADTAASEVVPVSLILATGEGAGR; this is translated from the coding sequence ATGAGCTCCACCGTGACCAAGGACCACCACGCGGACCGGAGTCCGTGCGCCCACCCGGCCCCGGGGCAGTCCTCCCCCGCGCCGCCCCGCCGGACGGCCCCGGAGCCGGGCCACGGCCCGGGCGATCACCAGCGTGCCTCCCCTCCCGGGGCCGGGCCGGCACACGGCGAGGACCCACGGGCCGTGGACGCGGACGTGACCCGGGCCGTGCGCGCGGTGCTGGACGAGCTGCTCGACCGTCACCTGAACGCGGCCGGGGCGGTGGACCCGCTCTTCGGCGAGGACCTGGCCGCGCGGGTCGCCCGGTTCACACGCGGCGGCGGAAAACTCGGCCGTTCCCGCTTCGTGTGGTGGGCCCTGCGGGCCTGCGGCGGCGACGAGCCCTGGCGGACCCGTGCCGCGCTGCGGATCGGAGCCGCCCTGGAACTCATCCAGACCTGCGCCCTGGTCCATGACGACGTGATGGACGGCGCACGACTGCGCCGGGGACGACCGGCACTGCACACCGACGTGGCGGCCCAGTACGCCGGTGCCTGCGGCACACCGCGCGCCGGACGCCTCGGGGAGGCCGCGGCGATCCTCGCCGGTGACCTGGCCCTGGCGTGGGCCGACGACACCCTGGCGGACACCGAGCTGCCGCGCCCCACCGCACGGCGGGTACGGGACCTGTGGAGCGCCCTGCGCACGGAGATGGTGGCCGGGCAGTACCTGGACCTGCAGGGTGAGGCGACCTCGGCGCGTTCGATGGCCAGGGCGATCCGCGCCGCCTGCCTCAAGAGCGCCCTGTACTCCGTGGAACGCCCGCTCGCGCTGGGGGCGGCGCTGGCCGACGCCGGCCCCTCCGCCACCCGGGCCCTGTGCTCGGCGGGCCGCTGCGTGGGGCTGGCGTTCCAGCTGCGCGACGACCTCCTCGACGTCTTCGCGGACCCGCGCGACACCGGCAAGCCCGCGGGCGGTGACATCCGCAGCGGCAAACCCACCTACCTGGCGGCCGTCGCCCAGGCGCGGGCGGAGTCCTCGGGTGACCGGCGCGCCCAGGACCTGCTGCGCGACACGCTCGGTCGCGCGGACGCCTCCGACGCCGAACTCGCCGCGGTGCGCGAGGTGTTCGAATCCACCGGCGCGCGCGACACCGTGGAGGAGAAGATCCGCAGGCTGGTGGCCCAGGGACTGCGCCACCTGGACACGGCGGCCCTGGAACCCGAGCCCACCAGGCAGTTGCGGACGCTGATGCGCGCCGCGAGCGGGGTCGCCGACACCGCGGCTTCCGAGGTGGTCCCCGTCTCCCTGATCCTGGCGACCGGCGAGGGGGCCGGACGATGA
- the crtI gene encoding phytoene desaturase family protein: MTRTVPGRTDHVVVVGAGLSGLAAALHLLGAGRRVTLVEREASPGGRAGRIVRGGYQLDTGPTVLTMPHLADEAFAAVGDSLAARVDLVPLHPAYRARFADGSSLDVHTGAEAMEAEIERFAGAREAAGYRRLRAWLERLYRVQMRRFIDADFDSPLHLLHPDLARLAALGGFGRLDARIGRFLHDERLRRVFSFQSLYAGVAPERALAAYAVIAYMDTVAGVWFPRGGMHALPRAMADAATDAGADLRFGQTVTRLERSGERITAVITDAGRIACDAVVLTPDLPVTYRLLGRAPRRPVGLRFSPSAVILHAGTDRTWPSLAHHTISFGAAWRQTFAELTRSGQLMSDPSLLITRPTATDPSLAPPGHHLHYILAPCPNTEIGPGAAEWGDLGPRYRDSLLAELERRGLAGLAASVEEECLVTPADWQAQGHAAGSPFSAAHTFAQTGPFRPRNLVRGTVNAVIAGCGTTPGVGVPTVLLSGKLAAARITGGTRPGRPRPAVRTPRERRPV, from the coding sequence ATGACCCGTACCGTTCCCGGGCGCACCGACCACGTGGTGGTCGTGGGCGCCGGCCTGTCCGGACTGGCGGCCGCCCTGCACCTGCTGGGCGCCGGACGCCGGGTGACCCTGGTGGAACGCGAGGCGTCACCCGGCGGGCGGGCCGGGCGGATCGTACGCGGCGGCTACCAGCTCGACACCGGGCCCACGGTGCTGACCATGCCTCACCTGGCGGACGAGGCGTTCGCCGCGGTCGGCGACAGCCTGGCCGCCCGGGTCGACCTGGTGCCGCTGCACCCGGCCTACCGGGCCCGGTTCGCCGACGGCAGCTCCCTGGACGTCCACACCGGCGCCGAGGCGATGGAGGCGGAGATCGAGCGCTTCGCCGGGGCCCGCGAGGCCGCCGGGTACCGCCGGCTGCGCGCCTGGCTGGAGCGGCTCTACCGGGTCCAGATGCGACGTTTCATCGACGCCGACTTCGACTCGCCCCTGCACCTGCTCCATCCCGACCTCGCCCGCCTGGCCGCGCTCGGCGGGTTCGGGCGGCTGGACGCGCGCATCGGACGCTTCCTGCACGACGAGCGGCTGCGGCGCGTCTTCTCCTTCCAGTCCCTGTACGCGGGCGTGGCACCGGAGCGCGCCCTGGCCGCGTACGCCGTCATCGCCTACATGGACACGGTGGCGGGTGTCTGGTTCCCCCGCGGCGGAATGCACGCCCTGCCCAGGGCGATGGCGGACGCCGCCACGGACGCGGGGGCCGACCTGCGCTTCGGGCAGACGGTCACGCGCCTGGAACGCTCCGGGGAACGGATCACCGCCGTCATCACCGACGCCGGCCGCATCGCCTGCGACGCCGTGGTCCTCACCCCGGACCTGCCCGTCACCTACCGGCTGCTGGGCCGCGCTCCGAGGCGTCCGGTGGGTCTGCGCTTCTCGCCGTCCGCGGTGATCCTGCACGCCGGCACGGACCGCACCTGGCCCTCGCTGGCCCACCACACCATCTCCTTCGGCGCCGCCTGGCGGCAGACCTTCGCCGAACTCACCCGGTCGGGGCAGCTGATGAGCGATCCGTCCCTGCTCATCACCCGCCCGACCGCCACCGACCCGAGCCTGGCCCCGCCCGGCCACCATCTGCACTACATCCTGGCGCCCTGTCCCAACACGGAGATCGGGCCCGGCGCGGCCGAATGGGGCGACCTGGGGCCGCGCTACCGCGACAGCCTGCTCGCCGAACTGGAGCGGCGCGGCCTCGCCGGCCTCGCCGCCTCCGTCGAGGAGGAGTGCCTGGTCACCCCGGCCGACTGGCAGGCCCAGGGCCATGCGGCGGGCTCGCCCTTCTCCGCCGCCCACACCTTCGCGCAGACCGGGCCGTTCCGGCCCCGCAACCTGGTGCGCGGCACGGTCAACGCCGTCATCGCCGGATGCGGCACCACTCCCGGTGTCGGTGTGCCGACCGTCCTGCTGTCGGGCAAGCTCGCCGCGGCCCGCATCACCGGCGGTACCCGCCCGGGGCGGCCGCGCCCCGCCGTCCGCACACCCCGGGAACGGAGGCCGGTATGA